TACTTTATAAACATCCATaaaaagactcaaaatactGAAACCTCCATAGCTTAACTGAAAATGTCTGGAAATAGGACTAAAGAAAATCCTAGTCATCTTCCTGTTCATCACCCTCAAGGGCTTGCAGAATCTGTTTGCTTTTCCTCTATTCTGTACTGCCGTGCTTCCATCCGGTTTAGTTGAGCAAACAACTTTTCTTCAGAGGCCTGAGACTGTTCAATAGTGAAAGTGGATCCAGGGGGTGCTCTGTGTGACCTGCTGCTCTGTCCTATTTCAGGAGGTATGTTTCCCATCTCCTCCGTAGGTTCTGCTGCTGTAGTGCTAAGCCCCGTCTTCTTGATAGATTTGATATCAAGCTTAGATGATCGGCTGCTGATTCTTCTCCTCTAATAGGTACTTCAAAATGATTGAAGATTTCTCCAAGTATCCTCCTATAAGGAAAAATTCTGTTGTAGTGCTATTCCCAGCATATGTCATATCCCTTTTAATGATCTATGGGAGGTTAAGCTTGATTCCCTTGCAGATGCAATAAGTGATATATGCCTGTAGGGGAGAAATTGTCCATGTGGCGACTTATGGGAATAAGTTGCAAGAGACAATGAGGTTCACAATCTGAGAAAGTCAGTCAAATCTGTTGCCTTGATCTTATGGGTGTGTTGGTACTTCTTCATGATCCATGTAATCCCATGAAATCTTGTGTTTGTTTTTGGGACCAAGAATCTCTTGTAACCAGTGGTAGAAACTCCTAGTATGTCCATTATCCCCAACTTCTTTAATCCATGTATCAATTTTGACACCTTTCACAAGTCTTTGAACTCTTAAGGGTCTCATCAATCTCACTTACTTGAAGATGGAAGCATTTGAGACCACGTTGTAAGATATTGGTCCATCCCATGACTTCAAAATGCTTTTCAATACTAAATTAATGAGTAAGATGGTATTGACATCCCTATCTGGCTCAACTTTTCGTTTCTTGTAGAGTTCCCAACATTCCCTTGTTTCTTCAGAGATGAACTATTCTATTTTGAGATGAAGGAGATGAAGGTTCTGGGGTTTAGAGGCTAGGAGAGGGAGGACTTAGGGTTAGAAAATGGTTCAAAAAGGGGATTTTATAAAACTCATTCGGTCAAGCCTTATTTGTCTTGGTAGAGCGTCACCAGTTGGCAGTTGCAACCtgtagacaattttttttttaatgagaaaatcTATAGAGTCCAATGAATTTTTCATTCAAATGGGTAGAGTAGCATATACCTAATTCTCTTCTTAATGACCAAAACCTCTCCTTGCTTGCCTTTTCTGTTCTGCATCTTGATAATATCTCTTTTAGAAATaccatttatttattgaaatttaaCTTATTTCTTATTTAAATGCACTTGTATTGGTAACTCACTTGTCTGACCTCTTTTTAAGAGTTTTGTCTGGCACCTGGTGACCATATAGGATACTTTCACTTCCCAAGTTCTAGCACATGTTTGCTGGGAACCTGGAATAGAATTGCTGGGAACCGATTTCAATGTTTATATGTTAGAAGACAAAGAAACTCCTCAGGTTGAGAATATGCTATCATATTTTCAGCCACTTGTGTAACTCAGTTTATagtgaatccttctcttttTGTAGTTTCTTGATATAGCTAGGTATGGTGGTGTATGAATCTGTAAAGACACAAAGATTCTGTAATTTATGAATAACCTAGATTCTGTAATTTATGAATAACCTTTCTTTCAGGTCTTAATGTAAGAATTATCTTCTGTTTCTCATAATGATGGTTGCTGTTTAGGTCAGGATCATTGAGTATTTGGTCACTGATCTGAAACATCACCTTGATTCTAAATATATCAAGTGATACTTTTCATTCTGTAAATTAATGTTTGGGTTTAGTTGGTTTTTAAACTTGGGAGGCGTGGAAAAGGCGTGGAATCTATGAAGATGAAAAAAAGTTTGGAGTGAAGTATAACAGTTTCTTGTCAAAGGCAAAAATAGAATGAGTAAtacctatttttattttgagtcaTGCCAAATAAAagatttgatttcccaaaggcCATGTTGAATGAGAATTTTCCATTGGGTGCTTTAAATAAATACATGATCGTGAGGGCTTTCATAAAACCCTATatgggtttgtgaaccctaaggATGGAGTGGTGAACTTTATCACTACTTGGTCCATTTTACAAACTTTTACCCAATTTTTATGtgatttacttctttttttaatataatttctaGTTTATTTCTATGGAAATTTAACACTATAACTGACTCTCTAATTAGAAAAGCATGATGGATACACCAATTTGACCAAATTCCACTTGTGAGTTGTGATTAACGAAATCTTGTAATTTGACATCTAATTGTTTTCTCATTCgaaagaataataatttttcatttaatttttcctAACTATGAGTATCCAGGtctttggcttgactagtctCATAAGTCCATACTGAACACACAAATTGCATAGACTTaggtcataccgaggttgaatgagaatagatcaattttcactgaaaacaatGAAGAGTACTAAAAACCAATTTTGAGTGATCTTGTAATTCTCTATATAATTTACTccgataaatatatatatatatatatatccaatagCAAAAAGCCATGTTGTCGCACAACTTAGCATTATTCATTGCTAAACATCACAACTTAGCATTATTCATTGCTAAACATTCACTAATACATAGACTATAATACCAAGGCGAGTCAATGTTACAACTCCTACGAGTTTGACTCGGATCATTCCCCAAAACGATTTAATTCAAACCCCCACCTCCTCCtccccacaccaccccccccctccaaaaaaaaaaaaaaaaaaaaacccttcctGTACGCTCCACCCAATCAGACCATTGGGTTATTGAGTTTCTAAACTCTCAGCCATTTCTCACCTAGTTTCTATCTTCCTATGCATCCGTGCTAGCCGAGTCATCATGAACTTCTGAAACTgggttctcttcttctcctctctttatttcttccttccCCTGCTCTGCAACAGAAGAAACTTCATCtcccatggaggattgcaataATCGCCTCTTCATCTCCTCAATCACATTATTCATTCCCATCTCTGCATCATCCTCACAACTCATAAAGATCTCTGCAATGTCAGCTGGAgtcatcttcaccaaaggcAATATTTGCTCCACCTCCTCCATCAATTCATGCTTTTTAATCTCAAGATAGTTCCAAGCAAGCGTCTTGAAAGCAGTGATCTCACAATAAGTCAGATTGATGTGCTTATCCATTCTTCCTGGCCTTAGCAGAGCTGGGTCAAGCTTCTCCTTGTGATTAGTAGTGAAGATCATTAGCCTTTCACTTCCACAAGATGACCAGAGCCCATCAACAAAATTCAAAACCCCAGATAAGCTAACTGTGCTTCCAAAGCTATTGTTTCCTCTGCCTCTGTATGGcctcttttcattcttttcctCACCATTAATTTCGTTCATGTTGCGATGAGAGAGATCAAGAGAGCAATCAACATCTTCTACAACGATCACAGACTTACTGGAAGTTGAAATCAAGAGCTTTCTAAGCTGAGAATTGCTTGTTACTGCCGTCAATTCGAGGTCATAGATGTCGAATTCGAGGAAATTTGCAATTGCAGCGATCAAGCTTGTCTTACCTGTTCCAGGTGGGCCGTACAAAAGGTACCCTCTCTTCCAAGTTCTGCCTACTCTGCTATAATAATCCTTTCTGTTCACAAACTTGATTAGATCGTCTTTGATCTCTTGTTTCAGAACTGGGTCAATGGCTACAGTATCGAATGTTGAAGGATGAGCAAAGGGCACAGAAGACCAGAGCCTCGCTTCTTCATCTCCCGACTTGTTTGTGTAAAGCTTCTTCTCTCTGTTCTTGAACCTGATAATCTCTGCAACCTCCATTACATGAGGAATGTAAGAAGATTGTACCTTAGTCCTGTCTCTCCGATGGAAAGAGAGCTCGAAATAGTGATTTTCCTGAGGACGAGAGTAACGAAGGTTGTTGCTTTTCTTCTCGACGCTATGGAAGGCCCAGTTGACTTTAAACCCTTCAAAGATCTCTTCAAGATTCTGGTTCGCATCCATGGTAAAAGTCAGGTTCTTGGAGTTCTTGGACTTGGAAAGCTTGAAGACTTGAGCAGCAGAAGAGCAGCTGGAGCTCAGGTAAAGCTGCACAGAGTCGTAAAGCTCGTTGGTAAAGGAATTATCGTATTCCTCAATGATTACGGAGCATTTGGGTTGCAGTGACGAGAAGACCATGGAGAAGAGGCGTTTCAGAGCCTGGTATACTTCAGGAGGAAGGAAATCAAGAATTGCAGTTCTGATGAAGACGAAGGTGGCTATTAGAGAACCCAACGACTTCCAATCCAAGATTAACTCCATTGTTGTTCCTTATCAAAACAAACCCAGAAATCAGATTaagaatttgaagaatgaaagCACGAAGGGAAGCAAAgattaagaagagagagagacagagacagaaaCAGAgaccaagaaagagaaaggggaaAGTTCAGGGAAACTAGAGAAAGGATGGATTTCTTTTATCCAGTCTTTTTCTGGTCTAAAAGGTGGTGGTGAAGTGTCAAGTTATTAAACACGCCTCTTCTGCCAATTGCCATCCAGTGCTTCTTCCTCGAAGTGAAGAAAAGCCAAAAAAAGATGAATAAAGGTTTCCAATTTAATGCTATTATTGAGACTGTACATTTCCAGTGGGTCGAACCTGTGACTGTGAGTCTACTTTATTGTGGCTCCCACCAAGTGGTGTCATCCGGTTGGTttcaattggtttgattttgatttgagtGGAGTCGGTTTTAGTTTCAGTTTCTATTTAAGAATGGTGAAATCAAAACTAATTAGATAAAGTTTTTAAAAATAGTAGAAACGGTTTTTTACgtttataaaaacaaaaatggatattttgatgtttgataaacctatttatCGAAACTTTTTTTACAGATataatgtcactaaaaaacccaatagtatcatcggatgcccaaaagggagagagagttcggttgcctctttttaagtttaaatagttgagagatttattgggcaacatagacttttttttctctaaaattcaTTTCTAGAGACGACGAAACAAGTCTAACTTTTTTCGTCAAAGTcctttctagaattgtaaataagcataaattttgatttatgtttctagaaacgggtgaaacagaacaactttatcaaacgttttttaggttgtttctccgtttctaggaaTAAAAAAAGGCAGAAACGGATGAAacgaaacgttatcaaacggtgcctaaaatGCCAATGGTCAGTTTGAaccattttgattttgtttcaatttaagAATGAATGAAACCAAAACATGAATTAATAAGGATCCATtgattttggttcgattttgattcttaTTGGTTTGATCTCAGTTTATCATGTAAATTTATTCAAAGTTTATATTTTTTCGTATAAATTTCAGGTTGGTATCAGATTATATctgttttgatttggtttttaaGTTTAATTCATTGTCATATCGATTTTaatctaataaaatttcaaCTCGAAACATGATTCATATCAATTTCGATTGATTTCAAAGATTCAAACTAGATTTTGACTACtttaattgaaaccaaaccaataaaattTTCTAGTTATTCGATTCTGTGGCTTTACCAATTCAGGCTGAGTTTTGACACCTTTACTCCCACTGATTCATGGGGCCAAAGGATAGTCCCATGAGTCTCACTCTATCGATTCCTCTCTATGTGGTCCTTTCTGACTTTTGAGTCGTGTGACATCTAAGCAGATTAGACATCAGAGATTCTGATATTGATGACCAAGAAGAAGCGGGGCCCTCTACGTAacctttttcttcaaaaaaattgtgaaaagaaaaattgttgCAATCATACGTATATCATcatatatgggaaaaaaatcgtctgtaattccgatctcgtacaatttcatgtaataccaccttcagggggtgatacgtgtattgataccaatgcaatggtccagatatgatttaaatgcctcttcactgatttaatgttttattagttgtaccagatctggaccattgtattggtatcaatacatgtatCACCGCCTGAAAGTGGTATtgtacggaattgtacgagatcggaattgtagacgatttcaacccagaACGGGAGAGATCCTAGTAAGAAAAATTTTATATCTGGGAAAGGGTTTTCCATGTGACGTTTCTAGCAATTCACCAATAAAATGGGGCCACGACGTTATTGAAAATAAGAGAGTTTTCCATCATATGTATGTGGAAAGGGCATAGTGTTGAAAGGTCAGAAAACTAATGATTCAGGATTTATGAAAGTGGTGGGGTTAGTAAAATTATATCGCATTCGGTCTTTCCTTTCAATTGAGAAGAATATATTGTAGGAAGAGATTCTCTATATTGATCTCTGGTTTGAAAAGAGATAAATACATGCATGTGCTGACATAGGCCACGTTCTCATTTTCTCCCTATCATTTGGAAAAGGACTTCCTACTCTATATTGATCTCTGGTTTGAAAAGAGATAAATACATGCATGTGTTGACATAGGCCAcgttctcattttctctctatCATTTGGAAAAGAACTTCCTACTCTATATTGATCTCTGGTTTGAAAAGAGATAAATACATGCATGTGCTGACATAGGCCAcgttctcattttctctctatCATTTGGAAAAGAACTTCCTAAGATACACACTACCACTAAAAATGAAATTTGCATTGTTGTTCTATTACATAATTATTCTCCACCGTTGTTAGACCCTCCTTCTATTATCTCTTCTTCTTGCATCTCTTTCACTTGCAACCTCTCACTATCAGTCACCTTGTCCCACAATTCCTCCTAATGCCCCATCGCGCAATTTGAACTCTGAGATCAGTTTCATCACCTACAACAAGGAAGGGGGAAGATCAATCATCACAATGTGGCATCCACAAAGAGAGcttgaaaaaatatttgtttttggCCACACATATGACTACAACAAAGCAATGGTCCGTATCAAGGGCAATGTCTCTTGTGTCGAAAATGATGTGGATATTTTTTTGATTGgcttgcttttaattttttttaaaaaaaaaaaaaaaaactaattattaacaaagataagaaaaaattataatttttaacaATCTCATCTTAGGAACAAAGTGTTAAATGTctatatagaaaaaaattatgtacCGTTAAAAGGAAAGCATGATTTAtcaaatttgaatcaaataaaatagtTACAAGGAAACCTCTTAACTAAAAGAATATCCATTATTATGATaagattttgatttaaaaaatgaaatgatttaaTTAGAAATTGCAACCTTCTAAATATGAATTGATCAATCCTTAAGTATAAGATGAAGTTACAAAGATTTTACCCGCGAACCAACCACATAAAACCAAATAGTTATAAGGAAAGAACAATAGATCGAACAATCATGAAGTCAAAGGGAATTGAAAcctataaattatttttataatttaaaaatataaataccctatataaaaaaatataatagtttgaaaTGGAAGCACTATGGGAAACTATAATAAATTTTGGAATAAGGACAAAGATATTGATaatgataaatgaaaaaaatacctTATTAGTGACTATTGCATGCTACTTTctaaccgaaaaaaaaaaaattattactacgtgctttttctctcttttggtaAGATATGAATGTGACACCTATAGCAACACACCCATGGCAGGTGTTATTGTGTGTGTTAAAACACATGAATATGGCAACACACCTATGGCAGGTGTTATTGTGTGTCTACAAaaacatatgagagagagagagagagagagagagagtaacagcTTGCTTAGTTGGTCGGtgattttcaataaaaaatgcATGTGAGGTGGGAGagagtttaccaaaaaaacaaaaaagaggggggagagagagaaatcctaATCTCATAATTTTTAAGCACAATTAGTAAGTTTGGATGTCAATATTACGGGAATGGATATGTATGATAATTAAATGGATTATatgataataatatttttttaaaaatctgGTGTAATAAAATGCACACGATGCATGTTTATTATGGTTACTTTGTAAAAATTCGAGAGAAAAATACGGATTTATTctggtattaagaatgaactaaGACTAATGGTTTGCACTTAAATTCTAAGCTCACACGTTTTCATATGAGAAATAGATTTCTTATTGAACATCTCTTCATTAAGAGACAAGCACCATGAATCCATCACACTAATATATTATCTACCAAACATCATTCATTATTACACCAAAGCTCATAAATGCTTGACTGAAATGATAACGACCTCTTAGCTCCACGAGCCAATTGCATTATATTAATGAGAATCTTATTCTTAACACAACTAATAGTAATTCATTCAAGATTCTCATGTGATCCAGTTATGCAAATATGTATACTCATATTTGTGTTaggatttattattttttagagtGTATAATGTGACAAACATGTAAATAGAATGC
This genomic stretch from Macadamia integrifolia cultivar HAES 741 chromosome 2, SCU_Mint_v3, whole genome shotgun sequence harbors:
- the LOC122090807 gene encoding AAA-ATPase At3g50940-like; translation: MELILDWKSLGSLIATFVFIRTAILDFLPPEVYQALKRLFSMVFSSLQPKCSVIIEEYDNSFTNELYDSVQLYLSSSCSSAAQVFKLSKSKNSKNLTFTMDANQNLEEIFEGFKVNWAFHSVEKKSNNLRYSRPQENHYFELSFHRRDRTKVQSSYIPHVMEVAEIIRFKNREKKLYTNKSGDEEARLWSSVPFAHPSTFDTVAIDPVLKQEIKDDLIKFVNRKDYYSRVGRTWKRGYLLYGPPGTGKTSLIAAIANFLEFDIYDLELTAVTSNSQLRKLLISTSSKSVIVVEDVDCSLDLSHRNMNEINGEEKNEKRPYRGRGNNSFGSTVSLSGVLNFVDGLWSSCGSERLMIFTTNHKEKLDPALLRPGRMDKHINLTYCEITAFKTLAWNYLEIKKHELMEEVEQILPLVKMTPADIAEIFMSCEDDAEMGMNNVIEEMKRRLLQSSMGDEVSSVAEQGKEEIKRGEEENPVSEVHDDSASTDA